The Cellulophaga sp. L1A9 genome window below encodes:
- a CDS encoding oxidoreductase produces the protein MKYVFFVLLFMVLASCNQEVTSNQFSSVTVETIYEDSLSIRAIEIIDHTLAFSANKGFVGTVDLNSGKVFGTNIQYDSIRPEFRSIAHTSTDVFVLSAGNPALLYKTGDNGKFELVYKEEDENVFYDSMTFWNDKEGIAIGDSMEGCLSIIVTRDGGLTWKKQECSVLPKGIKEEGAFAASNTSIKVIGTKTWVATTSGRIFYSDDKAKTWQFIETPVINKEATEGIYSLDFYNEKIGFAIGGDYTKPEETIKNKALTIDGGTTWSLVADGAEPGYKSCVQFVPNSGGKGLVAIGFTGISYSSDLGATWKKLSDEGFFTLRFKNDSVAYAAGKGRVSELVFN, from the coding sequence ATGAAATACGTATTTTTTGTTTTATTGTTTATGGTGTTGGCGTCTTGTAATCAAGAGGTTACGTCTAATCAGTTTTCTTCGGTCACTGTTGAAACTATTTATGAGGATTCTTTGAGTATTAGAGCCATAGAAATCATAGATCATACCCTTGCTTTTTCTGCAAACAAGGGATTTGTCGGAACGGTAGATTTAAACTCAGGGAAAGTATTTGGTACTAATATTCAATATGATTCTATTCGTCCCGAATTTAGAAGTATAGCACACACTTCTACAGATGTTTTTGTGCTCTCTGCAGGAAACCCTGCCTTGTTATATAAAACAGGAGATAATGGCAAGTTTGAATTGGTATATAAAGAAGAGGATGAAAATGTTTTTTATGATTCGATGACTTTTTGGAATGATAAAGAAGGAATAGCTATTGGCGATAGTATGGAGGGTTGTCTCTCAATTATTGTAACCCGTGATGGGGGATTAACATGGAAAAAGCAGGAATGTTCAGTTTTGCCTAAAGGAATAAAAGAAGAGGGCGCTTTTGCTGCTAGTAATACAAGTATAAAAGTGATTGGTACCAAAACATGGGTGGCAACTACAAGCGGGCGCATTTTTTATTCGGACGACAAAGCTAAAACTTGGCAGTTTATAGAAACACCTGTAATTAATAAAGAGGCCACTGAGGGTATCTATTCTCTTGATTTTTATAATGAAAAAATAGGTTTTGCAATTGGTGGAGATTATACGAAACCCGAGGAAACAATAAAGAATAAAGCTTTGACTATCGATGGTGGCACTACATGGTCGCTCGTTGCTGATGGGGCTGAACCAGGATATAAGAGTTGTGTGCAGTTTGTTCCTAATTCAGGGGGTAAAGGTTTAGTTGCTATAGGTTTTACAGGAATAAGTTATTCTAGTGATTTGGGAGCTACTTGGAAGAAATTATCTGATGAGGGCTTTTTTACGCTTCGTTTTAAAAATGATTCTGTAGCCTATGCTGCGGGAAAAGGAAGAGTATCTGAATTAGTTTTTAACTAA
- a CDS encoding RsmB/NOP family class I SAM-dependent RNA methyltransferase, with translation MKLHRNLVFAVVDALNLIFNEEEYADKVVQKVLKFDKRWGARDRGFIAETTYEIVRYKRLYIEIAEVKAPFSRPNLFRVFAVWAVLRGIELPDWKQIETVPTRKIKGRFDELSKIRKFKESVPDWMDEIGEKSLGEKRWTKELHALNQQADVILRANTLKTTKEALRANLLENGIDCEPINGYTDALKLAERGNVFRTDAFQNGMFEVQDASSQLVAEFLDVKPGQRVIDTCAGAGGKTLHIAALMENKGQLIAMDIYENKLKELKRRAKRNGAFNIEPRVIDSTKVIKKLYGKADRILIDAPCTGLGVLRRNPDAKWKLQPEFLEKIKATQQEILRSYSRMLKPEGKMVYATCSILPQENNEQVKSFLASEEGRDFRLIKENKIYASESGYDGFYMALLEKIAEKPA, from the coding sequence ATGAAGCTACATAGAAATTTGGTATTTGCTGTTGTTGATGCCTTAAACCTCATTTTCAATGAAGAGGAATATGCTGATAAAGTAGTTCAGAAAGTATTAAAGTTTGATAAACGTTGGGGTGCTCGCGATAGAGGTTTTATTGCAGAAACCACGTATGAAATTGTACGTTACAAACGATTATATATAGAAATTGCAGAAGTTAAAGCACCTTTTAGTAGACCTAATCTGTTTAGAGTGTTTGCTGTTTGGGCTGTATTAAGAGGTATAGAGCTCCCAGATTGGAAGCAGATAGAAACAGTGCCTACTCGTAAGATTAAGGGGCGTTTTGATGAGCTTTCCAAAATTAGAAAATTCAAAGAATCTGTTCCTGATTGGATGGATGAAATAGGAGAAAAATCTTTAGGAGAAAAACGTTGGACTAAAGAGCTTCACGCCTTAAACCAACAAGCTGATGTTATTTTAAGAGCCAATACCTTAAAAACAACAAAAGAAGCTCTAAGAGCTAATTTATTAGAAAACGGTATAGATTGTGAGCCTATAAACGGCTATACAGATGCGCTAAAATTAGCAGAGCGTGGTAATGTATTTAGAACGGATGCTTTCCAAAATGGAATGTTTGAAGTACAAGATGCCTCTTCGCAGTTAGTTGCAGAATTTTTAGATGTAAAACCAGGGCAACGAGTAATCGATACTTGTGCTGGTGCTGGTGGTAAAACATTGCATATTGCTGCCTTAATGGAGAATAAAGGGCAATTAATTGCCATGGACATCTATGAGAACAAGCTTAAAGAATTAAAGCGTAGAGCAAAACGTAATGGCGCTTTCAATATAGAACCTAGAGTTATAGACTCTACCAAAGTAATAAAAAAACTATATGGCAAGGCAGATCGTATTCTGATTGATGCCCCATGTACAGGCTTAGGAGTTTTGCGTAGAAATCCAGATGCAAAGTGGAAGCTACAGCCAGAATTTTTAGAAAAAATAAAAGCAACACAGCAAGAAATTTTACGTAGTTATAGTAGAATGCTAAAACCAGAAGGAAAAATGGTATATGCTACCTGCTCTATTCTGCCACAAGAAAACAATGAACAAGTAAAATCGTTCTTAGCCTCTGAGGAAGGAAGAGACTTTAGGTTAATCAAAGAAAACAAGATTTACGCTTCAGAAAGTGGGTATGATGGCTTTTATATGGCACTGTTAGAAAAAATAGCTGAAAAACCAGCATAA
- the purL gene encoding phosphoribosylformylglycinamidine synthase codes for MIHFFGDVTSNVFAVQTKNELSEENISKLSWLFGNQPKINTASLDAFFVGPRAAMITPWSTNATEITQNMGIEGILRIEEFSASNEADTAFDPMLLQKYKGLNQTIFTIDISPEAVLEIEDVAAYNQKEGLALSEEEVGYLNTLSKKLGRKLTDSEVFGFSQVNSEHCRHKIFNGTFVIDGQEMPSSLFKLIKKTSLENPGTIVSAYKDNVAFVKGPKVVQFAPKNADKPDFYEEKDFDSVISLKAETHNFPTTVEPFNGAATGAGGEIRDRLAGGKGSLPLAGTAVYMTAYSRLEENRTWEKGMPEREWLYQTPMDILIKASNGASDFGNKFGQPLITGSVLTFEHTEDNRRLAYDKVIMQAGGIGYGKANQALKDKPETGDKIVILGGDNYRIGMGGAAVSSADTGAFSSSIELNAIQRSNPEMQKRAANAVRGMVESDVNTIVSIHDHGAGGHLNCLSELVEETGGKIDLDKLPVGDPTLSAKEIIGNESQERMGLVIGKKDIDLLARIAARERSPMYEVGDVTGDDRFTFESKTTGEKPMDLALEDMFGSSPKTVMTDKTVTRNYDNAQYSLEFFHDYLDDVLQLEAVGSKDWLTNKVDRCVGGKVAKQQCAGPLQLPLNNCGVMALDYKGKEGIATSIGHSPISGLIDPAAGSKNSITEALTNLIWAPLKDGLASVSLSANWMWPCKNEGEDARLYEAVQAISDFSIALGVNVPTGKDSLSMKQRYKDGDVISPGTVIISAAGNCNDITKVVEPVLQKDGGAIYYINLSKDNYKLGGSSFSQVLNKIGNEAPTVTDAEYVKTVFNTLQTLIKEDQITAGHDVASGGLITTLLELCFADVDLGAKLDLSSLGEEDTIKLLFAENAGIIFQAKNDAIETVLTAAGIDFKKIGTVTQESTLTIKNGNMEMGLNIVSLRDTWFKTSYLLDNKQTANGLAKDRFDNYKHQALAYVFPIGYEGKLPKIEGKRPKAAILREKGSNSEREMANAMYLAGFDVKDVHMTDLISGRENLEEIQFIGAVGGFSNSDVLGSAKGWAGAFKYNEKANTALKNFFARPDTLSVGICNGCQLFMELDLINPEHHTHGRMAHNDSHKHESNFTSVEIQKNNSVMLSSLEGLKLGVWISHGEGKFNLPLSESNYEIVAKYGHEGYPANPNGSDFNTAMLCDKTGRHLVTMPHIERSTFPWNWAHYPSHRKDEVSPWLQAFVNAKEWIEKQ; via the coding sequence ATGATTCACTTTTTCGGGGATGTCACCAGTAACGTTTTTGCAGTACAAACCAAAAACGAACTATCAGAAGAAAATATTTCAAAATTATCGTGGTTGTTTGGCAACCAACCTAAAATAAATACGGCGTCTCTTGACGCCTTTTTTGTTGGCCCACGGGCAGCGATGATCACACCTTGGAGCACTAATGCTACCGAGATAACTCAGAATATGGGTATCGAAGGTATCCTTAGAATTGAAGAGTTCTCTGCTTCAAACGAAGCAGATACCGCCTTTGACCCAATGCTCTTACAAAAATATAAGGGTTTAAATCAGACCATTTTCACCATTGATATTTCACCAGAAGCAGTTCTTGAAATTGAAGATGTTGCTGCATATAACCAAAAAGAAGGTTTAGCATTAAGTGAGGAAGAGGTGGGCTATTTAAATACACTTTCTAAAAAACTAGGCCGCAAACTAACCGATTCTGAAGTATTCGGGTTTAGTCAAGTAAACTCAGAACACTGCCGACATAAAATTTTCAATGGTACTTTTGTTATTGACGGTCAGGAAATGCCATCTTCTCTTTTTAAGTTAATTAAAAAGACCTCATTGGAAAATCCAGGAACGATTGTATCTGCTTATAAAGACAACGTTGCTTTTGTAAAAGGACCTAAAGTGGTACAATTTGCACCAAAAAATGCAGATAAACCCGACTTCTACGAAGAAAAGGACTTTGATTCTGTTATTTCATTAAAAGCAGAAACTCACAATTTTCCAACCACAGTAGAGCCTTTTAATGGCGCTGCAACTGGTGCTGGTGGAGAAATTAGAGATCGATTAGCTGGGGGAAAAGGGTCTTTACCTTTAGCTGGGACTGCAGTATATATGACGGCCTACTCTCGTTTAGAAGAAAATAGAACATGGGAAAAAGGAATGCCAGAACGTGAATGGTTGTACCAAACCCCAATGGATATTTTAATTAAAGCTTCTAATGGAGCTTCAGATTTTGGTAACAAATTTGGACAACCTTTAATTACAGGTTCTGTTTTAACCTTTGAACATACTGAAGATAACCGAAGATTAGCCTATGATAAGGTAATCATGCAAGCCGGCGGTATTGGGTATGGAAAAGCGAATCAAGCCCTAAAAGACAAACCAGAAACTGGAGATAAAATTGTCATCCTTGGTGGCGACAATTACCGAATTGGTATGGGTGGTGCAGCTGTTTCTAGTGCAGACACTGGTGCATTTAGCTCATCCATAGAATTAAATGCCATACAACGTTCTAATCCTGAAATGCAAAAACGTGCTGCCAATGCCGTTCGTGGTATGGTAGAAAGCGATGTAAATACCATTGTTTCAATTCACGATCATGGTGCAGGTGGACATTTAAATTGCTTATCAGAATTAGTAGAAGAAACTGGTGGTAAAATAGATTTGGACAAATTGCCGGTTGGCGATCCTACTTTATCAGCAAAAGAAATTATAGGTAACGAATCTCAAGAACGTATGGGATTAGTTATCGGAAAAAAAGATATCGACTTACTAGCACGCATCGCAGCACGGGAACGTTCGCCAATGTATGAAGTGGGTGATGTTACAGGAGATGACCGTTTTACTTTTGAATCTAAAACAACAGGTGAGAAACCTATGGATTTAGCTTTGGAAGATATGTTTGGTAGTTCTCCAAAAACAGTAATGACCGATAAAACGGTTACAAGAAATTACGATAACGCACAGTATTCATTAGAATTTTTTCACGACTATTTAGACGATGTATTACAACTAGAAGCCGTAGGGTCTAAAGATTGGCTTACCAATAAGGTAGACCGTTGTGTAGGTGGTAAAGTAGCAAAACAACAATGCGCAGGCCCCTTACAGTTACCTTTGAATAACTGTGGTGTAATGGCCTTAGACTACAAAGGTAAAGAAGGTATTGCTACCTCTATTGGCCACTCTCCTATTTCAGGCTTGATTGATCCTGCGGCAGGAAGTAAAAATAGTATTACCGAAGCGCTTACAAACCTTATTTGGGCGCCATTAAAAGATGGGTTAGCATCGGTTTCACTATCTGCAAACTGGATGTGGCCTTGTAAAAACGAAGGTGAAGATGCGCGCTTATACGAAGCGGTACAAGCTATTTCAGATTTTTCTATTGCTTTAGGGGTTAATGTACCGACTGGGAAAGATTCACTTTCCATGAAACAAAGATATAAGGACGGAGATGTTATATCTCCCGGCACCGTTATTATCTCTGCTGCCGGAAATTGTAATGATATTACGAAGGTAGTAGAACCTGTTTTACAAAAAGACGGTGGCGCTATTTACTATATCAACCTATCTAAAGATAACTATAAATTAGGAGGTTCTTCTTTTTCTCAAGTATTAAATAAAATAGGTAATGAAGCGCCTACGGTTACAGATGCTGAGTACGTAAAAACTGTTTTTAATACGTTACAAACATTAATAAAAGAAGATCAAATTACTGCAGGTCATGATGTTGCTTCAGGCGGATTAATTACAACACTTTTAGAATTGTGTTTTGCTGATGTAGATTTAGGAGCTAAACTAGACCTATCTAGTTTAGGTGAAGAAGATACCATAAAGTTACTTTTTGCTGAGAATGCAGGAATTATATTTCAAGCTAAAAACGACGCTATTGAAACGGTATTAACCGCTGCAGGTATCGACTTTAAAAAGATAGGAACGGTAACCCAAGAAAGTACTTTGACTATTAAAAATGGAAACATGGAAATGGGATTAAACATTGTTTCTTTAAGGGATACATGGTTTAAAACATCCTATTTATTAGACAATAAGCAAACTGCAAATGGTTTAGCAAAAGATCGATTTGACAATTACAAGCATCAAGCTTTAGCGTATGTTTTCCCAATTGGCTATGAAGGCAAATTGCCTAAAATTGAAGGAAAAAGGCCAAAAGCCGCCATTTTAAGAGAAAAAGGAAGCAATTCTGAACGCGAAATGGCTAATGCTATGTATTTAGCTGGTTTTGATGTAAAGGATGTGCATATGACCGATTTAATTTCGGGACGTGAAAATCTGGAGGAAATTCAATTTATTGGAGCGGTTGGTGGTTTCTCTAATTCAGATGTGTTAGGAAGCGCTAAAGGTTGGGCTGGAGCTTTTAAATACAATGAAAAAGCAAATACGGCTTTAAAGAATTTCTTTGCAAGGCCAGATACTTTATCTGTAGGTATTTGCAATGGCTGTCAGTTATTCATGGAGCTAGATTTGATTAATCCTGAACATCATACCCATGGTAGAATGGCGCATAACGATTCTCATAAACACGAAAGCAATTTTACATCTGTAGAAATTCAGAAAAACAATTCTGTAATGCTTTCTTCTTTAGAAGGTTTAAAACTAGGCGTATGGATTTCTCATGGAGAAGGTAAATTCAACTTACCTCTTTCAGAATCTAATTATGAAATTGTAGCTAAATATGGTCATGAAGGGTATCCTGCAAATCCTAACGGAAGTGATTTTAACACCGCTATGCTTTGTGATAAAACAGGAAGACACTTAGTGACTATGCCGCATATAGAACGCTCTACATTCCCTTGGAACTGGGCACATTATCCTTCTCACAGGAAAGATGAAGTGAGCCCGTGGTTACAAGCCTTTGTAAATGCAAAAGAATGGATTGAAAAACAGTAA
- a CDS encoding T9SS type A sorting domain-containing protein, producing the protein MKILKGDGAFYTTEIELNEEDKTFEIRASDFKNEANNSADFTSLKVVLFNMHSTDGSVQEKEMTISEIDFNNRSEIEEEVIIEEETTTKALVYPNPLEASTNLYYTSNTDDTYTLELFSLNGILLGNHTQEGTSVVGQNEITIPRKNLSPGVYFYKLASSSQIWSGKIVVK; encoded by the coding sequence GTGAAAATTTTGAAAGGTGATGGCGCATTTTATACTACTGAAATTGAATTAAATGAAGAAGATAAAACGTTTGAAATTCGTGCTTCAGATTTTAAAAATGAAGCAAATAATTCGGCAGACTTTACAAGTCTAAAGGTGGTGTTGTTTAATATGCATTCCACAGACGGTAGTGTCCAAGAAAAAGAAATGACTATTTCAGAGATCGATTTTAATAATAGATCAGAAATAGAAGAGGAGGTCATTATAGAAGAAGAAACAACTACAAAAGCATTGGTATATCCTAATCCTTTAGAGGCTTCTACGAACTTGTATTATACATCAAATACAGATGACACCTATACTTTAGAATTATTTTCTTTAAACGGAATTTTATTGGGGAATCATACACAAGAAGGAACAAGTGTAGTAGGACAGAATGAAATTACGATACCGCGTAAGAATCTAAGTCCGGGAGTATATTTTTATAAATTAGCAAGTAGCAGTCAAATATGGAGTGGAAAAATTGTTGTTAAATAA
- a CDS encoding long-chain fatty acid--CoA ligase, producing the protein MQNITRLFDFPYYQLEKYDLEKSLVTKTNGKWVVTSTKEYLDKANAISRALLRLGVQPNDKIALITSTNRTEWNIMDIGILQLGAQNVPIYPTISEEDYAYVLNHSEATYCFVSCADVYKKIKAIRHEVPNLKEVYSFDQLDDCKNWSEILDLGKDTSNQNEVDELKKAVKTTDLATLIYTSGTTGKPKGVMLSHENIVSNALGSFQRIPIQLGESRALSFLPLCHVYERMLIYLYQYCGSAIYYAPIDQISEYAQETKPHVMTAVPRLLEKVYDKIIAKGTSLTGIKKKLFFWAVDIGLKYEPYGQNGWWYEQKLALARKLIFSKWKAALGGQLSVMASGSAALQPRLARIFNAAEFGVMEGYGLTETSPVVSVNDMRNHGFKIGTVGKPIDKTEVKIASDGEICIKGPQVMMGYFKDEQKTKEVIIDGYFHTGDIGEIDTEGFLKITDRKKEMFKTSGGKYVAPQLLENRFKQSRFIDQIMVVGEGEKMPAAFIQPDFEFVKNWAKIHNVEIKNNEDLVKNEKVIARIQEEVDEANTNFAKWETIKQFRLTPDAWSVENGHLTPTLKLRRKIVKEKYIALYNDIYEH; encoded by the coding sequence ATGCAAAACATAACCCGACTCTTTGATTTTCCTTATTATCAACTAGAAAAGTACGACCTTGAAAAGTCTCTAGTTACTAAAACAAATGGGAAATGGGTTGTAACATCAACAAAAGAGTATTTAGACAAGGCGAATGCCATTAGTAGAGCTTTATTACGATTAGGTGTACAACCTAATGACAAAATTGCACTTATAACTTCTACGAACAGGACGGAATGGAATATTATGGATATTGGTATTCTTCAATTGGGAGCCCAAAACGTTCCAATATACCCAACAATATCGGAAGAAGATTACGCCTATGTTTTAAATCATTCAGAGGCAACATACTGTTTTGTTTCCTGTGCAGATGTATATAAAAAAATAAAGGCAATTAGGCATGAGGTCCCTAATTTAAAAGAAGTCTATTCTTTTGATCAATTAGACGATTGTAAAAACTGGTCTGAAATTTTAGACTTAGGAAAAGATACTTCCAATCAAAATGAAGTAGATGAACTAAAGAAAGCTGTGAAGACTACAGATTTAGCCACTTTAATTTATACTTCGGGAACAACAGGTAAACCTAAAGGGGTAATGCTTTCTCATGAAAATATTGTGAGTAATGCATTGGGTAGTTTCCAGAGAATTCCTATTCAACTTGGTGAGTCAAGAGCCTTAAGCTTTTTACCTTTGTGCCATGTTTATGAGCGTATGCTAATCTATTTATACCAATATTGTGGATCTGCAATTTACTACGCCCCTATTGACCAAATAAGTGAATATGCTCAGGAAACAAAGCCACACGTGATGACTGCGGTTCCTAGGCTATTAGAAAAAGTGTATGACAAGATTATTGCAAAAGGAACTTCGTTAACTGGTATTAAAAAGAAATTATTCTTTTGGGCCGTAGACATTGGTTTAAAATATGAGCCATACGGGCAGAATGGATGGTGGTACGAGCAAAAATTAGCCTTAGCGAGAAAATTAATTTTCAGTAAATGGAAAGCAGCTTTAGGAGGCCAATTATCTGTAATGGCATCCGGAAGTGCAGCTTTACAACCTCGATTAGCACGTATCTTTAATGCCGCAGAATTTGGCGTTATGGAAGGTTATGGTCTAACAGAAACTTCTCCGGTAGTTTCTGTGAACGATATGCGTAATCATGGTTTCAAAATAGGAACTGTTGGAAAACCAATAGATAAAACCGAAGTGAAAATTGCTAGTGATGGCGAAATCTGCATCAAAGGGCCTCAAGTAATGATGGGCTATTTTAAAGATGAACAAAAAACCAAAGAAGTAATCATCGATGGTTATTTCCATACGGGAGACATAGGTGAAATTGACACTGAAGGATTCTTAAAAATCACCGATCGGAAAAAAGAAATGTTTAAAACTTCTGGTGGTAAATATGTTGCTCCCCAGTTATTAGAAAATAGATTTAAACAATCTCGATTTATAGATCAAATTATGGTTGTTGGTGAAGGCGAAAAAATGCCTGCAGCTTTTATACAACCAGATTTTGAATTTGTAAAAAATTGGGCTAAAATCCATAATGTCGAAATAAAGAATAATGAAGACCTTGTTAAGAATGAAAAGGTTATTGCCAGAATTCAAGAAGAAGTGGATGAAGCCAATACGAACTTTGCCAAATGGGAAACTATAAAGCAATTCCGACTTACTCCAGATGCATGGAGCGTTGAAAACGGTCATTTAACACCTACCTTAAAGTTACGTCGTAAAATTGTTAAAGAGAAATACATAGCATTGTACAATGACATTTACGAACATTAA
- a CDS encoding MarR family winged helix-turn-helix transcriptional regulator, translating to MKELTIDYALRATWQAVARMYNEEAKNFETTMAVGFTLLSIDPKTGTPSTALGPKMGMEATSLSRILKSMEERGLIVRKPNPNDGRGVLIHLTPFGLEKRVDSKNVVLRFNEVVKDNVQEDQLNGFFQVMDTINKLVIDKKIYTKDSKTI from the coding sequence ATGAAGGAGCTTACAATAGATTATGCTTTAAGAGCTACATGGCAAGCAGTTGCCAGAATGTACAACGAAGAAGCGAAAAATTTCGAAACTACTATGGCGGTAGGCTTCACGCTGTTAAGCATTGATCCCAAAACAGGAACCCCTTCTACTGCATTAGGCCCTAAAATGGGAATGGAGGCAACTAGTCTTTCTCGAATACTAAAAAGTATGGAAGAAAGAGGGCTAATTGTTAGAAAACCCAATCCGAATGATGGAAGAGGTGTTTTAATACACTTAACACCATTTGGCTTAGAAAAAAGAGTGGACTCAAAAAATGTTGTACTTCGCTTTAATGAAGTGGTTAAAGACAACGTTCAAGAAGATCAATTAAATGGTTTTTTCCAAGTTATGGATACCATTAATAAATTGGTTATAGACAAGAAAATTTACACTAAAGATTCAAAAACAATTTAA